The Magnolia sinica isolate HGM2019 chromosome 10, MsV1, whole genome shotgun sequence genome includes a window with the following:
- the LOC131257976 gene encoding uncharacterized protein LOC131257976, translated as MYVTRPLSIYSKSTEAILTPPLEGPNSGYLVVADEEYEVEATCCWGLCKDNKLQNLPFPQNKILTVRHTEHHGENQTLYCNKAYFIPVLDQPLSSNRYYVIRAAGKHKGNACTCSREEDMNTCCFCMCVNDVKPKPLDHRDMYQQVEIIRRRCGRFVAKSITPDGFPPLFLRRKGWEVYTKTPHDFQLGEAHGVDLSLRTHRPRFDFPISNKRSMNVVVGKWYIPFMFIKEDGTSSKDQMKKSMFYEMYLEQMWEEIHMCENHSTKQNVVVVNTTVRREKAMVSGQETIPRVVDGAMWLSGPPNSMGVGLSMAVVDRMKWEACKGGWIDGNERDLKVERVEEFGGVNGWRKFGCYVLVERFVLRRMDGSLVITYEFSHTHVIRSKWE; from the exons ATGTATGTGACACGGCCTCTTTCAATCTACTCAAAATCTACTGAAGCTATCCTTACGCCACCACTGGAAGGTCCGAATTCTGGTTATTTGGTGGTCGCCGACGAAGAATATGAGGTGGAGGCGACATGTTGCTGGGGGCTGTGTAAAGATAACAAGCTCCAAAACCTACCTTTCCCTCAGAACAAGATCCTGACCGTCCGCCACACCGAGCACCATGGCGAGAACCAAACATTATACTGTAATAAAGCCTACTTCATCCCAGTTCTTGATCAGCCATTGTCTTCCAATCGATACTATGTTATAAGGGCAGCTGGGAAGCACAAAGG GAATGCATGCACATGTTCAAGGGAGGAAGACATGAACACATGTTGTTTTTGCATGTGTGTCAATGATGTGAAGCCCAAACCTCTAGACCACAGGGACATGTATCAACAGGTAGAGATCATTCGCCGACGTTGTGGTCGCTTTGTCGCCAAATCCATCACACCAGATGGTTTCCCTCCACTGTTCTTGAGAAGAAAAGGATGGGAGGTATACACAAAAACTCCGCATGACTTCCAACTAGGAGAGGCTCATGGTGTCGATCTCTCTCTTCGCACCCATCGGCCAAGATTCGACTTCCCAATCTCTAACAAGCGTTCGATGAACGTTGTAGTAGGAAAGTGGTACATCCCTTTCATGTTCATTAAGGAAGATGGTACTAGCTCAAAAGATCAAATGAAAAAGTCCATGTTTTATGAGATGTATCTGGAACAGATGTGGGAGGAGATCCACATGTGTGAGAACCACAGCACCAAGCAGAATGTCGTGGTAGTGAATACGACTGTGAGAAGGGAGAAGGCTATGGTCTCTGGTCAGGAAACCATCCCACGTGTGGTTGATGGGGCGATGTGGTTAAGTGGTCCACCAAACAGCATGGGTGTCGGATTGAGTATGGCAGTTGTAGATAGAATGAAATGGGAAGCTTGTAAAGGAGGTTGGATTGATGGGAATGAGAGAGATTTGAAGGTGGAGAGAGTCGAAGAGTTTGGAGGAGTGAATGGATGGAGGAAGTTTGGTTGTTATGTGTTGGTGGAGAGGTTTGTTTTGAGAAGGATGGATGGGAGTTTGGTGATAACTTATGAGTTTAGTCACACTCATGTGATTAGATCCAAGTGGGAGTAG